The window CGTTGCGCGGCAGCGTTGCGGGTTGCCGCAGGCAGCCATGATGTGCCGCTGGCGTGGCCCGGCCTGGCGCACTTTCTTGAGCATTTGTTGTTTCTCGGTACAGAGCGTTTTCCCACAGGCCAAGGGTTGATGGCATACGTCCAGAGCCATGGCGGCCAAGTGAACGCACGAACCAACGAACGCACTACGGATTACTTTTTCGAATTGCCAACCCAGGCATTTGCCGGTGGGCTGGAGCGTCTGTCAGACATGCTCGCCCATCCGCGTATGAATCCGGACGATCAGCAGCGGGAACGGGAAGTGTTGCACGCGGAATTTGTCGCATGGTCTCAAGATCCGACGGCCCAACAGCAGCAGGCATTATTCGATGGGCTTTCTGAGGCTCATCCGCTGCGAGGTTTCCATGCTGGCAATCGCGATAGCCTGCCGGTGCCGAAACCCGAATTTCGGCAGGCATTGCAGGATTTTTACCAGCGGTTCTACCAGGCCGGGCAGATGACATTGAGCCTGGTCGGGCCGCAGAACCTTGATGAATTAAGGGCGATGGCCGAAGCCTTTGGCAGCGCCATTACCGACGGCAAAAAAGTCCCACAACAATCCCCCGCACCGCTGATGACGACTTCAGACATAAGTTATCAACAGGCTGGCGAGCGTCGGCTGGATTTGCTGTTTGCCCTCGAAGCGTTACCCGAATCCGCCGCCGAGGTGCTGGCGTTTCTTTGCCATTGGCTGAATGCCGAGAAACCGGGTGGTTTGCTGGCGGATTTGCGCGAGCGCGGGCTGGCCAAAAAACTCAAGGCCGAGCCACTGTATCAATTCGCCGGACAAGCCTTGCTGCACATCGAATTCACATTGCCCGCCCACTCACCGGCAACCGGGATTCGCGAGCGGCTCACGGATTGGCTGAGTTTCTTCGCACGGCAAGAATGGAGCCGGTTGCGCGAGGAATACGCTGCCCTGCTCCAGCGCCAGCAACAAGTCAGCAGTGCCCTGCAATTGGCCCGTCTGGACAGTGAACAACGCGAGGCCGGGTTATCCGAACAGGGCGTTATAGCCCTCAAGCTCATCCTCGAAAAAATCGGCGCTGTGGATAACTTCAGCGGGGCATGGCAATTGCCCGCGCCTAATCCGTTTCTGCAATCCGAAGCACCAGTGCCCAACGCCGGGTTGATTCGCGGCCAGACCAGCGCCCACCGTGGCTTGCGCACATTTGCCCAGGATCGCTCACGCAGCCGTCGCGAACGTTCAC of the Pseudomonas sp. MAG733B genome contains:
- the pqqF gene encoding pyrroloquinoline quinone biosynthesis protein PqqF, with amino-acid sequence MPALNHPRPHTETLANGLRVTLRHAPNLKRCAAALRVAAGSHDVPLAWPGLAHFLEHLLFLGTERFPTGQGLMAYVQSHGGQVNARTNERTTDYFFELPTQAFAGGLERLSDMLAHPRMNPDDQQREREVLHAEFVAWSQDPTAQQQQALFDGLSEAHPLRGFHAGNRDSLPVPKPEFRQALQDFYQRFYQAGQMTLSLVGPQNLDELRAMAEAFGSAITDGKKVPQQSPAPLMTTSDISYQQAGERRLDLLFALEALPESAAEVLAFLCHWLNAEKPGGLLADLRERGLAKKLKAEPLYQFAGQALLHIEFTLPAHSPATGIRERLTDWLSFFARQEWSRLREEYAALLQRQQQVSSALQLARLDSEQREAGLSEQGVIALKLILEKIGAVDNFSGAWQLPAPNPFLQSEAPVPNAGLIRGQTSAHRGLRTFAQDRSRSRRERSPMQFTQALPNNGAEGAIYLRWRLDSAPDSHLQIRLENHLQPLREDARQAGVDFSFNASGNEWLLKITGLQEPMPTVLEHALKELTKPDAAVSQSEPTNFALIPIRQLLKALPDQCLEHTPNTDDLQQLWSSARWDGLAIGLSAQTQAAMGLALSRIPGTPDNQLTPPPTIQSQRLWTDVDTGSSERALLLFCPTPTEELSDEAAWRLLAHVCQTPFYQRLRVELQLGYAVFSALRQIHGQTGLLFGVQSPNVAAADLLHHIEQFLGGLPELIKAIEDTTFIAQRQTLAEQFSSAALPTLQAAELLWQGKLSGRSSDYLAQLPEAIERIDRARLLAAAQRLNQAEGGWRCLANSPAPGSPWQATK